In Nitrospira lenta, one genomic interval encodes:
- the hpnD gene encoding presqualene diphosphate synthase HpnD, with protein sequence MTVDEAQAYCTALTKTSGSNFYYSFFFLPKARRSAMYTVYAFCKAVDSAVDEPAPGSQPQEELARWRVELDAAYHGTPTWPITISLAHHVKALSIPKVYFEELIKGVEMDLHNNRYVTFDELSSYCYRVASVVGLICLHIFGATSARAQDYAVDLGMAFQLTNILRDVGTDAAQNRIYLPLEDLKACKYSEKALRQQTYSPEFQKLMQFEAARARQYYDKARAALMALPPHERRALTVAEIMRGVYSRILKKIEASDYQVFGPRLRLTTSHRLTIAAGIWLRSRFS encoded by the coding sequence ATGACTGTCGATGAAGCTCAGGCCTATTGCACCGCGCTCACGAAAACAAGCGGCAGCAATTTCTACTACTCTTTCTTCTTTCTTCCCAAGGCGCGCCGCAGCGCGATGTATACGGTATACGCGTTCTGCAAAGCCGTCGATAGTGCGGTGGATGAGCCGGCTCCCGGCAGTCAGCCGCAGGAAGAGCTGGCCCGATGGCGCGTGGAATTGGATGCCGCCTATCACGGCACGCCGACATGGCCGATCACCATCAGCCTGGCGCACCATGTGAAAGCGCTCTCGATTCCCAAGGTCTATTTTGAAGAATTGATCAAGGGCGTGGAGATGGATCTGCACAATAACCGCTACGTCACCTTCGACGAGCTCTCGTCCTATTGCTATCGCGTCGCGTCCGTCGTAGGCCTCATCTGCCTGCACATCTTCGGCGCCACCTCGGCTCGGGCACAGGACTACGCCGTGGATCTCGGCATGGCCTTCCAACTCACCAACATTCTCCGGGACGTGGGCACCGACGCCGCGCAGAACCGCATCTACCTCCCGCTCGAAGACCTGAAGGCTTGCAAGTATTCAGAAAAGGCCCTGCGGCAACAGACCTATTCACCGGAGTTCCAAAAGTTGATGCAGTTTGAAGCCGCCCGCGCCCGGCAGTACTATGACAAAGCCCGAGCCGCACTGATGGCGCTCCCGCCGCACGAGCGCCGCGCTCTCACGGTCGCGGAAATTATGCGCGGCGTCTACTCCCGAATCCTAAAGAAGATTGAAGCCTCCGACTACCAGGTATTCGGCCCGCGCCTGCGGCTGACCACTAGTCATCGCCTGACGATTGCCGCGGGAATCTGGCTGCGCTCTCGATTCTCGTGA
- a CDS encoding FAD-dependent oxidoreductase, with product MTTPPAESVVILGTSLASLVAAYELARQGYHLTLIEHPSWADDLPASEHLLGCHRNMHALLGTLPGLEPAPKNPATPLEFFSPDRRIVSYRPPALPGSLQWIAGLVRFRGLSWTDRWQLLSYLERIWEQELSAPTTLDQRTADVWLASIGQSQSARKHIWSPLIRFLTGNALTDLSAASCARALTPPFLTDARASSCTRLSSAQLQNLYHQLKMALSALGAHVQIQTDFPHIQFGQHRIDHIRLSDGRTLHATWYLSGIPHHALQKLLPDRLLTRYGYFSQLSDLTDLPALSVHLTESASTSIPRLVLLPGQGFQSVTVSRTDPSTALYELSVTGDIPFIERTDADLIDLAKQELQRLFPALQTIPLHATALHRRPRAALSLTSGATILRPIQQSPVQNLLVAGAWTDTGWPTSSESAVVSARRCVTAITGSPS from the coding sequence GTGACCACTCCACCCGCAGAGTCCGTTGTCATCCTCGGCACCTCGCTCGCAAGCCTGGTCGCGGCCTATGAACTGGCCCGGCAGGGCTATCACCTGACGCTCATCGAACACCCCAGTTGGGCAGACGATCTCCCGGCATCTGAACACCTCCTCGGCTGCCATCGAAACATGCACGCTCTGCTCGGCACTCTTCCAGGATTGGAACCCGCGCCGAAAAACCCGGCCACCCCTCTTGAGTTTTTCTCGCCCGACAGACGCATCGTCTCCTACAGGCCGCCGGCGCTTCCCGGATCGCTCCAATGGATCGCCGGACTCGTTCGCTTTCGCGGTCTGTCCTGGACCGATCGCTGGCAGCTCCTCTCCTATCTCGAACGCATCTGGGAACAGGAGCTGTCTGCCCCGACCACTCTGGACCAGCGCACCGCCGACGTCTGGCTGGCATCGATCGGTCAAAGCCAATCCGCACGTAAGCACATCTGGTCCCCCCTGATCCGATTCCTTACAGGCAATGCCCTGACCGATCTCTCGGCGGCCTCCTGCGCGCGAGCCCTGACGCCTCCCTTTCTCACCGATGCGCGCGCATCCTCTTGCACCAGGCTCAGCAGCGCACAACTCCAAAACCTGTATCATCAGTTGAAAATGGCCTTGTCGGCGCTGGGCGCGCACGTGCAGATACAAACAGACTTTCCCCACATTCAATTCGGCCAACACCGTATCGACCATATCCGCCTGAGCGACGGACGCACTCTGCACGCGACCTGGTACCTGTCCGGAATACCGCATCACGCACTCCAGAAGCTCCTCCCGGATCGGCTGCTCACTCGGTATGGATACTTTTCACAACTGAGCGACTTGACGGATCTCCCCGCCCTATCCGTCCATCTGACAGAATCGGCATCGACCAGTATTCCCCGCCTCGTGCTCTTGCCTGGGCAGGGATTTCAGTCTGTCACCGTGTCGCGTACGGATCCGTCAACGGCCCTCTATGAATTGTCGGTAACCGGCGATATCCCGTTTATCGAACGAACAGATGCCGACCTTATCGACCTGGCGAAACAGGAGCTTCAGCGCCTGTTCCCCGCTCTCCAGACGATTCCGCTGCACGCGACCGCTCTCCATCGCCGCCCTCGGGCAGCACTGTCGCTCACATCGGGGGCAACGATACTCCGCCCGATTCAGCAAAGCCCCGTGCAGAACCTATTGGTCGCCGGTGCATGGACCGACACCGGCTGGCCGACTTCCAGCGAGAGTGCCGTCGTCAGCGCACGTCGGTGCGTCACCGCCATCACAGGCTCCCCGTCTTGA
- a CDS encoding uracil-DNA glycosylase has translation MTTTPLQDLAKSLHNCQRCKLAKLGRSQVVFGVGNPRASIMFVGEAPGANEDLKGEPFVGAAGKILNDLLQSADLSRDDIYIANVIKCRPPENRDPELDEVETCKPFLLQQIQLIRPKLVCTLGNWATQTLLERKVGITKVKAQAFYMKDFVLFPLLHPAAALHQGGLLDTLKADFKKLKEFLDRNTKPAEPASAASPAAPTLQIDPPHPTQMDLF, from the coding sequence ATGACCACAACCCCGCTTCAGGATCTCGCCAAATCTCTGCATAACTGCCAGCGCTGCAAACTGGCCAAACTGGGACGCAGCCAGGTCGTCTTCGGTGTGGGAAACCCGCGCGCCAGTATCATGTTCGTGGGTGAAGCGCCGGGAGCGAATGAAGATCTGAAGGGCGAGCCGTTTGTCGGCGCGGCGGGAAAGATTCTCAACGACCTGTTGCAGTCGGCCGATCTCTCACGTGATGATATTTACATCGCCAATGTCATCAAGTGCCGGCCGCCTGAAAACCGTGACCCGGAATTGGATGAAGTGGAGACCTGCAAACCGTTTCTGCTGCAGCAGATTCAGCTGATTCGTCCGAAGTTGGTTTGCACGCTGGGAAACTGGGCGACGCAAACGCTGCTGGAGCGGAAAGTCGGCATTACGAAGGTCAAGGCGCAGGCCTTCTACATGAAAGACTTTGTGCTGTTCCCGTTACTGCACCCGGCGGCGGCCCTGCATCAGGGGGGACTGCTCGACACGTTGAAGGCGGATTTTAAAAAGCTGAAGGAATTCCTCGACCGGAATACGAAACCGGCTGAGCCCGCATCGGCTGCGTCACCGGCAGCACCGACGCTTCAGATCGACCCGCCACACCCGACTCAAATGGACCTGTTCTAG
- a CDS encoding YbhB/YbcL family Raf kinase inhibitor-like protein encodes MRSFVRGMLLLAALALPEAGFAAEFSLTSPTIKDHSTIGNDHVFNGFGCAGQNVSPQLLWEHAPKDTKSFALTMYDPDAPTGSGWWHWVIFNIAPTVTSLPAGAGKSDSSSAPQGSIQSMTDFGQPGYGGPCPPSGDKPHRYIFTLYALKVDQLPLKPEASGAMVGYYLKQNALAKTSFTGMYGR; translated from the coding sequence ATGCGATCTTTCGTACGGGGCATGTTGCTGCTGGCAGCACTGGCACTTCCTGAGGCGGGCTTTGCCGCAGAGTTTTCGCTGACGAGTCCGACGATCAAGGATCATAGTACGATCGGCAATGACCATGTGTTTAATGGGTTTGGCTGCGCCGGACAGAATGTCTCGCCGCAACTGCTGTGGGAGCATGCTCCCAAAGATACCAAGAGCTTTGCGCTCACCATGTATGATCCTGACGCGCCGACCGGCAGCGGCTGGTGGCATTGGGTTATTTTCAACATCGCTCCTACCGTGACCTCGCTCCCGGCGGGGGCCGGCAAGTCGGACAGTTCGTCTGCGCCTCAGGGGAGCATTCAAAGCATGACGGATTTCGGCCAGCCCGGGTACGGAGGACCCTGTCCTCCGTCCGGCGACAAGCCCCATCGATACATCTTCACTCTGTATGCGTTGAAGGTCGATCAACTTCCGCTCAAGCCGGAGGCTTCAGGCGCGATGGTCGGCTACTATCTGAAACAAAACGCGCTGGCAAAAACATCGTTTACGGGGATGTACGGTCGGTAA
- a CDS encoding TldD/PmbA family protein: protein MSNLPQQTNGYAQLAADVLARAKQRGATEADIVVADGETFSVQVRVGVVDRLSKAREKRLGLRVFVGKRSATTSTSDFSIDSLHRLVDETCTLAKAVVPDEVSGLPEASQMATDWPDLDLYDSTKLGTDQQIDLAKRAESAALSADPRMTNSEGGEFDSSSGRVVLANSHGFVGEYRSSSFSISVSPIATDAATGGMQRDAWYEVQRKFSLMASPESIGQEAARRTLRRLGGRKVATKRVPVIFDQDTAGSLLGNLCSAISGYSLYKRASFLLDQLGNRIASEHLTIYDDGRMEGGLGSRPFDGEGLATRKNTIVERGVLKSYLLDSYSGKKLGLSSTGNASRSVGESPSVGPTNFYLVPGTKTLQEMIGSVKEGLYVTELIGFGINMVTGDYSRGACGYWIENGELAYPVEEITIAGNLKQMFTDIETVGNDLVFRSRIASPSLKLGELMVAGN from the coding sequence ATGAGCAATTTGCCTCAACAGACCAACGGATATGCGCAATTGGCCGCGGACGTGCTCGCTCGAGCCAAGCAGCGGGGAGCGACGGAGGCCGATATCGTCGTCGCCGACGGAGAAACATTTTCCGTGCAGGTGCGTGTCGGCGTGGTGGATCGCTTAAGCAAGGCTCGCGAGAAGCGGTTGGGGTTGCGGGTGTTTGTCGGGAAACGGTCCGCGACGACCTCGACCTCTGATTTTTCGATCGACTCATTGCATCGGTTGGTCGATGAGACCTGCACACTAGCGAAGGCGGTGGTACCGGATGAGGTGTCGGGGCTGCCCGAGGCGTCGCAGATGGCGACGGATTGGCCGGACCTGGATCTCTACGACAGCACCAAGCTTGGGACCGATCAGCAGATCGACCTGGCGAAGCGGGCGGAGTCGGCGGCCTTGTCGGCGGACCCTCGCATGACCAACTCGGAAGGGGGCGAGTTTGACTCGTCGTCCGGGCGGGTCGTCTTGGCCAATAGCCATGGATTTGTCGGTGAGTATCGCAGCTCGAGTTTTTCTATTTCGGTCTCACCCATCGCCACGGACGCTGCCACCGGCGGGATGCAGCGGGATGCGTGGTATGAAGTGCAGCGCAAGTTCAGCTTGATGGCGTCCCCCGAGTCGATCGGCCAGGAAGCGGCGCGCCGCACCTTACGCCGTCTCGGCGGGCGCAAGGTAGCTACGAAGCGGGTGCCGGTGATTTTTGACCAGGATACCGCCGGCAGTCTCCTCGGCAATCTCTGTAGCGCGATTTCAGGCTACTCGCTCTACAAACGAGCCTCGTTTCTTCTCGATCAACTCGGCAATCGGATCGCGTCAGAGCATTTGACGATCTACGATGACGGACGGATGGAAGGCGGGCTTGGTTCTCGCCCGTTCGACGGCGAGGGATTGGCGACGCGTAAGAATACGATTGTCGAACGAGGTGTGCTGAAAAGCTATTTGCTCGACTCCTATTCCGGTAAGAAGTTGGGGCTGTCATCGACCGGGAATGCGTCGCGGAGTGTGGGGGAGAGTCCATCAGTCGGACCGACGAATTTCTATCTGGTTCCCGGTACGAAGACGCTGCAGGAGATGATCGGGTCGGTCAAGGAGGGGCTGTACGTGACCGAGCTGATCGGGTTTGGAATCAATATGGTGACGGGGGACTACTCCCGTGGTGCCTGCGGCTATTGGATCGAGAATGGAGAGCTGGCGTATCCAGTCGAAGAGATTACGATCGCCGGTAATCTGAAGCAGATGTTTACCGACATTGAAACGGTGGGAAACGATCTGGTGTTTCGGAGCAGGATTGCGAGTCCGAGTCTGAAGTTGGGCGAGTTGATGGTGGCGGGGAATTAG
- the tldD gene encoding metalloprotease TldD, whose product MADSGQLEKFGMTDLEVFGALDRLNVRDVDYADLYFESRVSESVSMEEGLVKRASKSISQGVGVRATAGEKTGFAYSDELTKKDLEIAADTARYIANSPKGDRSLPVPTQQRPTRDLYPVERAKAEVATADRVALLNAIDAEARRYDPRIKNVLASFNTEYKVVAVATSDGTLIGDVQPLSRLQVTCIAEENGNRQVGSFGGGGRVGFEFYQEEGRYLEYAREAAREAILNLSAVDAPAGVMPVVLGGGWPGILLHEAIGHGLESDFNRKKTSAFSNLIGKRVASDVCTIVDDGTLPFRRGSLNMDDEGTPTGRTVLIEKGILRGYITDKLNARLMGIPLTGNGRRESYQSIVLPRMTNTFMLAGESDPADILKSVKRGLYAVSFGGGQVDITSGKFVFSASEAYLIEDGKITKPVKGATLIGNGPEILTKVSMVGHDLKLDNGIGTCGKDGQSVPVGVGLPTLKIDEITVGGTQR is encoded by the coding sequence ATGGCTGATTCTGGGCAGCTCGAAAAGTTCGGCATGACGGATCTGGAAGTGTTCGGTGCCCTCGACCGGCTCAACGTCCGGGATGTGGACTATGCCGATCTCTATTTCGAGTCGCGGGTGTCGGAATCCGTCTCTATGGAAGAGGGCCTCGTCAAGCGGGCTTCGAAAAGTATTTCCCAGGGCGTCGGGGTGCGGGCGACCGCCGGAGAGAAAACCGGATTTGCCTATTCAGACGAGTTGACGAAGAAGGATTTGGAAATTGCCGCGGATACGGCCCGGTATATCGCTAATTCTCCCAAAGGGGATCGCAGTTTGCCCGTGCCGACGCAGCAACGGCCGACGCGGGATCTCTATCCCGTCGAACGGGCGAAGGCTGAGGTGGCGACGGCGGACCGCGTGGCCTTGCTCAATGCGATCGATGCCGAGGCGCGGCGCTACGATCCGCGGATCAAAAATGTACTGGCCTCATTTAATACGGAATATAAAGTGGTGGCCGTGGCGACCTCCGATGGCACGTTGATCGGAGATGTGCAACCGTTGTCCCGGCTTCAAGTTACCTGTATCGCTGAGGAAAACGGCAATCGGCAGGTCGGGTCATTCGGCGGGGGCGGGCGGGTCGGGTTTGAGTTCTATCAAGAAGAAGGCCGGTATTTGGAATATGCCCGGGAGGCGGCTCGCGAGGCGATTTTGAATCTCTCCGCGGTGGATGCGCCGGCAGGGGTCATGCCGGTGGTACTTGGCGGAGGATGGCCGGGCATTTTGCTGCACGAGGCGATCGGCCATGGGCTGGAGTCGGACTTCAACCGGAAGAAGACCTCGGCGTTCTCCAACTTGATCGGCAAGCGCGTGGCCTCCGACGTGTGTACCATCGTAGATGATGGCACGCTTCCGTTTCGTCGCGGTTCGCTCAATATGGATGATGAAGGGACGCCCACGGGACGTACAGTGTTGATCGAGAAGGGGATCCTTCGCGGCTATATCACCGACAAATTGAATGCGCGATTGATGGGCATTCCGTTGACCGGCAATGGCCGGCGGGAAAGCTATCAAAGCATCGTGCTTCCTCGCATGACGAATACCTTCATGCTGGCCGGCGAGTCGGACCCTGCTGACATTCTGAAGTCGGTCAAGCGAGGGCTGTATGCCGTGTCCTTTGGCGGCGGGCAGGTGGATATCACCAGCGGGAAGTTTGTGTTCTCGGCGAGTGAAGCCTATTTGATCGAGGATGGGAAAATCACCAAGCCGGTCAAAGGGGCCACGCTGATCGGCAACGGGCCTGAAATTCTGACGAAGGTGTCGATGGTCGGGCATGATTTGAAGTTGGATAACGGGATCGGTACCTGCGGCAAAGACGGCCAGTCCGTGCCGGTGGGAGTGGGATTGCCGACCTTGAAGATTGATGAAATCACCGTCGGCGGGACGCAACGATAA
- a CDS encoding isoprenyl transferase: MPQTPSSSSLDHLSEQELTSKLEQELLPKHVAVIMDGNGRWAEFRSLPRIAGHREGINSVREMITLSLELGIQHLTIYAFSQENWNRPTQEISALMGLLEHYLSTERASLIEQGVRFRAIGRLDALPESARRWVRTTEQETAHLNKLHLTVALSYGGRTEIVDAVRDILKDAQTGSLRPDQIDETLLSRHLYTHPLPDPDLLIRTSGETRISNFLLWQLAYTELYFTSTPWPDFRRREFLLALIEYQRRERRFGRVLSTVSS; this comes from the coding sequence ATGCCACAGACACCTTCTTCATCCAGCCTCGACCACCTTTCCGAGCAAGAATTGACGAGTAAATTGGAACAGGAACTCCTGCCCAAACACGTCGCCGTCATTATGGATGGAAACGGACGCTGGGCCGAGTTTCGCAGCCTGCCCCGCATTGCCGGTCATCGCGAAGGGATCAATTCCGTCCGCGAGATGATCACCCTGTCTCTCGAACTGGGCATTCAACACCTGACCATCTACGCATTCTCACAGGAGAATTGGAATCGGCCGACACAAGAGATTTCCGCATTGATGGGCCTTCTAGAACATTACCTGTCCACCGAGCGAGCCAGCCTCATTGAGCAAGGCGTTCGTTTCCGCGCCATCGGACGACTCGATGCGCTTCCGGAGAGCGCCCGGCGCTGGGTCCGGACAACCGAGCAGGAAACCGCGCATCTGAACAAGCTGCATCTGACCGTGGCACTCAGTTACGGGGGACGAACTGAGATCGTCGACGCCGTCCGCGACATTCTGAAGGACGCGCAGACAGGATCACTCCGGCCTGACCAGATTGACGAAACGCTGCTATCGCGCCATCTCTATACACACCCGCTCCCTGACCCCGACCTGTTGATTCGAACCAGCGGCGAGACCCGTATTAGTAACTTCCTCCTCTGGCAACTGGCCTATACCGAACTCTACTTCACCTCTACGCCCTGGCCCGACTTTCGGCGACGTGAGTTTCTGCTCGCGTTGATCGAATATCAACGCCGCGAACGCCGATTCGGCCGGGTCTTGAGCACTGTGTCCTCCTAA
- a CDS encoding phosphatidate cytidylyltransferase, which translates to MDNLSPVDVHGNRATAPVAPIPTPTRRFDVRRVYTALIGIPIVYAIIRYLPPWGLTLLVVIGGAIALLELTRMGFGDRRNPALTGLALGLTTLLIVRPHWALPIDTILLPGLAGVLLAMLGSSNSLTSRFHDAAIALFGPLYIGLTLSTLVSTRALPSGEWLIVFIAVVTWASDIGAYYAGTLWGRHPLAPSISPKKSIEGLAGGLALAMAVALLTQVWLVPQLTMLHALALGFLMTGTGLVGDLCESAIKRGVGVKDSGGILPGHGGMLDRLDSLLFTAPTFYYYVTLVCGFSPLP; encoded by the coding sequence GTGGACAACCTCAGCCCAGTAGATGTGCATGGTAACCGGGCAACAGCACCCGTTGCGCCGATTCCCACGCCGACTCGCCGCTTCGATGTCCGGCGCGTCTATACCGCCCTCATCGGCATTCCAATCGTCTATGCCATCATTCGCTATCTGCCGCCCTGGGGTCTAACTCTGTTGGTGGTCATAGGCGGAGCCATCGCCCTGCTAGAGCTCACACGCATGGGCTTCGGCGATCGTCGCAATCCAGCCCTCACCGGGCTCGCGCTCGGACTCACGACGCTTTTGATCGTCCGCCCCCACTGGGCGCTTCCAATAGACACGATACTGCTACCGGGTCTCGCCGGCGTGTTGCTGGCGATGCTCGGATCCTCGAATAGCCTCACGTCCCGCTTCCATGACGCGGCCATTGCGCTATTCGGGCCGCTCTATATCGGACTCACACTCAGCACGCTGGTTTCGACACGCGCCCTCCCATCCGGCGAATGGCTGATCGTCTTTATTGCGGTGGTCACTTGGGCCAGCGACATCGGCGCCTACTACGCAGGGACCCTCTGGGGACGCCATCCCCTGGCCCCGTCGATCAGCCCCAAGAAATCCATTGAGGGACTGGCGGGAGGATTGGCCCTGGCCATGGCAGTCGCCCTCCTGACGCAGGTCTGGCTGGTTCCGCAATTGACCATGCTTCACGCGTTGGCGCTGGGCTTTCTGATGACCGGCACAGGCCTTGTGGGAGACTTGTGCGAATCAGCGATAAAGCGCGGGGTCGGGGTGAAGGACTCTGGGGGAATTCTTCCCGGTCACGGAGGCATGCTCGACCGTTTAGATAGTCTCTTGTTCACCGCCCCCACCTTCTACTACTATGTGACATTAGTCTGCGGCTTTTCGCCGCTCCCTTAG
- a CDS encoding 1-deoxy-D-xylulose-5-phosphate reductoisomerase — MKTIIILGSTGSIGTNTLDIVQRFPGEFRVAGLTAGNNIDKLEEQIRAFTPRVVAVSQEAAAVTLRQRCTGLPVEIVSGEAGIAQVASLPEAELVISAIVGAAGLVPTLTAIRSGKHIALANKEPMVMAGKLMQEEAHKHGVRIFPVDSEHSAIFQSLEGHRLEDVRRLILTASGGALWTVAKEELQHVTPERALKHPNWKMGSKITIDSATLMNKGLEVVEARWLFDIPESRIEVMVHRESIIHSLVEYEDRSMIAQLGLPDMRTPISYAMRYPERLPLDLPSLDLTAIGTLSFCKPDHDRFPCLNLGYESLRTGGTMPATMNAANEIAVDAFLNGGIRFIEIAEVIRQTMDAHTPKAVSSLEDALEADRWAREKAESLVHALPR, encoded by the coding sequence ATGAAAACCATCATCATCTTGGGCTCCACAGGTTCGATCGGCACGAACACCCTCGATATCGTTCAGCGATTCCCCGGTGAGTTTCGCGTTGCCGGACTCACCGCCGGTAACAATATCGACAAACTGGAAGAACAGATCCGCGCGTTCACCCCGCGAGTGGTCGCCGTATCACAGGAAGCTGCCGCGGTGACCTTGCGACAGCGTTGCACAGGCCTGCCTGTTGAGATTGTGTCCGGTGAAGCCGGCATCGCTCAAGTGGCGTCTCTGCCGGAAGCCGAACTGGTGATCTCCGCCATTGTCGGAGCCGCCGGACTCGTGCCCACCCTCACGGCGATCCGTTCAGGAAAACATATTGCCCTGGCCAATAAAGAACCGATGGTCATGGCAGGCAAACTCATGCAGGAAGAAGCCCATAAACATGGCGTCCGAATCTTCCCGGTCGACAGCGAACACAGCGCGATCTTTCAATCACTGGAAGGCCATCGCCTGGAAGATGTCCGGCGATTGATCCTCACGGCGTCCGGCGGAGCGCTCTGGACCGTGGCGAAGGAGGAGTTGCAACACGTCACGCCCGAGCGCGCGCTCAAGCACCCCAACTGGAAAATGGGCTCCAAGATTACTATCGACTCAGCCACGCTGATGAACAAAGGCCTCGAGGTCGTCGAAGCCCGCTGGTTGTTTGATATTCCTGAATCCCGCATCGAGGTGATGGTGCATCGGGAAAGCATTATTCACTCGCTCGTCGAATATGAAGACCGCTCCATGATCGCCCAATTGGGATTGCCGGACATGCGGACGCCGATCTCCTATGCCATGCGGTACCCCGAACGGCTGCCGCTCGACCTGCCGTCGCTGGATTTGACGGCCATCGGCACACTCAGTTTCTGCAAGCCGGACCATGACCGATTCCCGTGCCTCAATTTGGGATATGAATCCCTCCGGACCGGAGGCACGATGCCGGCCACGATGAACGCCGCCAACGAAATTGCCGTCGATGCCTTTTTGAACGGCGGCATCCGTTTTATCGAAATCGCCGAAGTCATCCGCCAAACGATGGACGCCCATACGCCCAAAGCCGTGTCCTCTCTGGAGGACGCGCTGGAGGCCGATCGGTGGGCCAGAGAAAAAGCGGAGTCCCTAGTCCATGCGCTCCCCCGTTAG
- the rseP gene encoding RIP metalloprotease RseP, which yields MMFAFTWSPDTLWVLMQKAWWFLIVLGVLVAFHELGHFLAARWVGVKVLKFSLGFGPKIFGRQVGETEYLLSAIPLGGYVKLFGEDETEASTPEDRRRSFAHQGLWGKVLIVAAGPGFNFILAYLIFAGWLSTGSPLFVPTFRDLSPDIEALVPGSPASSAGMEIGDHITKVNGKEISTRTELLDAVAHSKGEAISLEIKRGTQVKPLSVIPVPLQGQQASPDEPLYTIGVEETPPLVTSVMHGLPASTAGFQAGDRVIGIEGQTIYTWLQMTAIVRDSPSKSLHVDVLRNGQRIPLVVTPSSEKATVNGQAVEIGKIGISGPGRSLMHSDNPLQAIYQGLDATWGWTELTAIGLYKMVVGDISSKNIGGPLTIANISGEAASQGASSVIFLIAILSINLGVLNLLPIPILDGGHLLFFLIEGILRKPLGDRQREIAQQAGLVLLVGVMIFAFWNDLERIFLR from the coding sequence ATGATGTTCGCATTCACCTGGTCCCCCGATACCCTCTGGGTCTTGATGCAAAAAGCCTGGTGGTTCTTGATCGTACTCGGCGTCCTCGTCGCATTCCACGAGCTGGGACATTTTTTGGCGGCCCGCTGGGTGGGCGTGAAAGTCCTGAAATTCTCCCTCGGGTTCGGCCCGAAGATTTTCGGTCGCCAGGTCGGCGAAACCGAATATTTGCTCTCCGCCATTCCATTAGGTGGATACGTCAAACTGTTCGGCGAAGACGAAACGGAAGCTTCCACGCCGGAAGACCGCCGGCGATCGTTCGCCCATCAGGGGTTATGGGGGAAAGTGTTGATCGTGGCAGCCGGACCGGGGTTTAACTTCATTCTGGCCTATCTCATTTTCGCCGGATGGCTCTCCACGGGATCGCCCTTGTTCGTCCCGACCTTCCGCGACCTCAGCCCGGACATTGAGGCACTCGTACCAGGCTCTCCGGCATCCTCGGCTGGCATGGAAATCGGCGACCACATTACCAAGGTAAACGGGAAAGAGATTTCCACGAGGACGGAATTACTGGATGCAGTGGCTCATAGCAAAGGGGAAGCCATTTCCCTGGAGATTAAACGCGGGACACAAGTAAAGCCGCTCTCTGTTATCCCGGTTCCCCTACAAGGCCAGCAGGCCTCGCCCGATGAGCCGCTGTATACGATCGGCGTCGAAGAGACCCCTCCCCTGGTCACCTCCGTGATGCACGGCCTCCCGGCTTCCACGGCGGGATTCCAGGCCGGAGATCGAGTCATTGGCATTGAAGGCCAAACGATCTACACCTGGCTTCAGATGACGGCGATTGTGCGGGATAGCCCAAGCAAATCGCTGCACGTCGATGTGCTGCGCAACGGCCAGCGCATCCCATTAGTCGTCACCCCAAGCTCAGAGAAAGCGACCGTCAACGGCCAGGCCGTCGAGATCGGAAAGATCGGGATCTCAGGACCCGGCCGGTCGCTCATGCATTCGGACAATCCGCTCCAGGCCATCTACCAAGGGCTTGACGCCACCTGGGGATGGACCGAGCTCACTGCCATCGGACTCTATAAAATGGTCGTCGGGGACATTTCGAGTAAAAATATCGGCGGCCCGTTGACGATCGCGAATATTTCAGGAGAGGCTGCTTCGCAAGGCGCCTCCAGTGTCATTTTCCTGATTGCCATTCTGAGCATCAATCTCGGCGTGCTGAATTTGCTTCCGATTCCGATTCTGGACGGAGGACACTTGCTCTTTTTCCTCATTGAAGGCATTCTGCGGAAACCGCTCGGCGACCGGCAGCGGGAGATTGCCCAGCAAGCCGGGCTGGTCTTATTGGTTGGCGTGATGATCTTCGCCTTTTGGAATGACCTCGAACGTATCTTCCTTCGTTAA